Proteins from a single region of Rhodovibrio salinarum DSM 9154:
- a CDS encoding sensor histidine kinase: MRLNRLLRSSTFRLTLIYFLLFGLSSAGLLAFVYLTTVQVITHQTDETIRAEALGLVEQYEDGGLPGLERIVTDRSRSGIGEIGIYLLADEQYQRVAGNLPQWPEQARGVADWYQFPIQGLHGGGHMQVARARTYTLSDDYHLLVGRDMTERSEFRTLISEALLGALGLTVMFGGAGGLFMSRWLLGRIDRVNRTSQQILEGDLSHRVPLDGSDDEFDRLAGNLNRMLDQIEQLIASMRSVSDNIAHDLRTPISRLRSRLEVTLLSDRDTEAYRDAIQDAIGEADQILNTFNALLDIALAESGALRDQFEQVDLTAVVDDVVDLYEPLAEELDVTLSKRTASDVWIDGNAHLLSQALANLIDNAIKYTPSGGVIVVTNQQHDGKVDLCVSDSGPGIPADKRAEVLKRFSRLEHSRSAAGSGLGLSLVAAVARLHEAEIELSDNAPGLVVRLRFG; encoded by the coding sequence GTGCGCCTCAATCGGCTGCTTCGTAGCTCCACCTTTCGGCTCACCCTGATCTACTTCCTGCTGTTCGGTCTGTCATCGGCCGGGCTGTTGGCGTTCGTCTATCTGACGACCGTTCAGGTCATCACGCACCAGACGGATGAAACGATCCGGGCGGAAGCGCTTGGCTTGGTCGAGCAGTATGAAGACGGCGGGTTGCCCGGCCTGGAACGGATCGTCACAGACCGCAGCCGATCAGGCATTGGGGAGATCGGCATCTATCTGCTGGCAGATGAGCAATATCAGCGTGTTGCGGGCAATCTTCCCCAGTGGCCGGAACAGGCGCGCGGGGTGGCGGACTGGTACCAGTTTCCCATCCAGGGGCTACATGGCGGCGGACACATGCAGGTGGCCCGGGCGCGCACCTACACCCTCAGCGACGATTATCACCTGCTGGTCGGCCGCGACATGACCGAACGCAGCGAATTCCGTACCTTGATCTCGGAGGCGCTGCTCGGTGCCCTTGGGCTGACAGTGATGTTCGGCGGCGCCGGCGGATTGTTCATGAGCCGTTGGCTGCTCGGCCGGATCGATCGGGTGAACCGGACCAGCCAGCAGATTCTGGAAGGCGATCTTAGCCACCGTGTGCCGCTTGACGGCAGTGACGACGAGTTCGACCGCTTGGCCGGCAACCTGAACCGCATGCTGGACCAGATCGAACAGCTGATCGCCAGCATGCGCTCGGTCAGCGACAACATCGCGCATGACCTGCGCACTCCGATCTCGCGCCTGCGTAGTCGACTTGAGGTCACGCTGCTGTCCGACCGTGATACCGAGGCGTATCGCGATGCGATCCAGGACGCGATCGGTGAGGCGGATCAAATTCTGAACACCTTCAACGCGCTGCTGGACATCGCGCTCGCGGAATCTGGCGCGCTGCGCGATCAGTTCGAGCAGGTCGATCTGACCGCGGTCGTCGACGATGTGGTGGATTTGTACGAGCCGCTGGCCGAGGAATTGGATGTCACCCTGTCCAAGCGGACGGCGTCTGATGTGTGGATCGACGGCAATGCCCATCTGCTGTCGCAGGCACTCGCCAATCTGATCGATAACGCGATCAAGTATACGCCCAGTGGCGGCGTGATCGTCGTGACCAACCAACAGCACGACGGCAAGGTCGATTTGTGCGTGAGCGATAGCGGTCCAGGCATTCCAGCGGACAAGCGTGCGGAGGTCCTGAAGCGCTTCTCGCGTCTTGAGCACAGCCGTAGCGCGGCTGGCAGTGGCCTGGGGCTCAGCCTGGTCGCAGCGGTGGCCCGGCTGCACGAGGCCGAGATCGAGCTGTCGGATAATGCGCCCGGGTTGGTCGTGCGCCTGCGGTTCGGCTGA